GGCTTCTATGTTTGCACCTGGGTGCCAACTGATGTTGACATCGACGTCGTCCCAAAGTCCGGCTTTAACCATCCATACTTTTGCAAAGTACTTTTCTTCGGCCGGAGTACCCAAAAATTTTACCGTTCCCTTTAACTTTCCCGCCTCAATGAGTTCTTTGATGGCGATGGCCGACCCCAGACTTGCCGCACCGAACATGTTATGTCCGCACCCATGTCCGGCAGCCCCGTCCTTTAACGGTTCTTTGGTCGGTTGTGCTTTTTGCGATATGCCGGGTAGGGCATCGAACTCACCCAAAATACTGATTACAGGCTTTCCAGAACCATAAGTAGCTGTAAAAGCGGTAGGTATGTCTGCGACACCACGGGTTACCTTCATGCCATTCTTTTCGGCATAGTCAGCTAAAATCTTTGATGATTGGTTTTCTTCAAAGGCCGTCTCTGCCAGTGCCCAAATCGAGTCGCTGATTTTGATAAGGTTTTCTTTATGGCTTTCCACCGAGGCGATAACAGCTTTTTTGTTGGTATTCATTTTTTGTGCCGAAAGGGTAATGCTTGCACTTATTAAAATCCCTAAAAGTAGTGCTCTCCTCATCTTTATAATTGAATTAGATTTTCATTGATGTAGTGTAATTTTAGTTTCGAAACTAAAAAACAGGTTAGGTAAATATAGCATTTTCAAAGCTTACAAAGAAGTGTTAGCAATTGAAGGAACATGAAGGGTTCAAAAAAAACGTATTGCCGGTTTATCCCATTTCTATCAATCTAAAAGACTTTAGGGTGCATTTTGTCGAGAAAAGTATTCGAAATGCAATATTAAATTCTTTTATATGTTAATAATCAAGTATTTATGAGACGTACAAAAATTGGAAAACAATTTAACTTCTTCTGTATATGAAACTATTAAATCGAATAACATTACTACTCTTTATCGGATTGCTATTTGGTGGGTGCAGTGCCACAAATAGACTTACCTTAAGTGCCCCGGAGCCGGCACGTATTGCCATTCCATCTGATGTAATGAAGATTGGCATCATCAATCGAAGTATTGCTTCGGAAGAAAATAAGAATATAGACCAAATCGATAAAATTCTGTCATTGGAAGGCCTTAAACTTGACAAAGAAGGGGCAGAGGCAGCCATTACAGGTTTACAAGATGAGCTATCACGATTTGTGAAGTATGAACGGGTTGATATTATTGAGAACAGCAATGTGCAACGAAAAGGTCTTGGGATATTTCCTGCTGCGTTAAGTTGGCAAGATGTAGATAGAATCTGTAGTGAGAACGACGTGGATTTGTTGATTTCCTTGGAATTTTTTGATACTGATACAAAGGCCAATGTTGCGGCCACGTTGGTAGAGGTTCCCAATAATATTGGTGTTAAGGCTAAGGTACCGCATACAAAGGTTACTTTGAATACTGTTATTAAAAGTGGTTGGCGCGTATATTACCCACGAACAAAGGTTATTTTGGATGAA
This portion of the Flagellimonas lutaonensis genome encodes:
- a CDS encoding DUF6340 family protein, yielding MKLLNRITLLLFIGLLFGGCSATNRLTLSAPEPARIAIPSDVMKIGIINRSIASEENKNIDQIDKILSLEGLKLDKEGAEAAITGLQDELSRFVKYERVDIIENSNVQRKGLGIFPAALSWQDVDRICSENDVDLLISLEFFDTDTKANVAATLVEVPNNIGVKAKVPHTKVTLNTVIKSGWRVYYPRTKVILDEFASNNLVTSTGQGINPVKALEAVIGRKEAVLQNSTYIGNLYGLDTRPKSRRVLRDYFVAGTDNFVVARRRAQAGDWEGAAQLWEQDVNNPKGKIAGRACYNMAIINEINGNLEAAIDWASKSYSDYGTKEALRYINVLRNRINDERMVNQQLSK